From Paenibacillus sp. V4I7, the proteins below share one genomic window:
- a CDS encoding DUF3221 domain-containing protein, which yields MNKLIKWILPIVFVFLTADCGEKAVVNEQLAEKVSEKPVNFLKLDDFKQVMQEEGTFLASKGEGTHEMFILSGVKPSIFTASLMFHEEVNPKKNLYVYEFKSDEERKIGLEAFDQIKDIVKFSAQPQVTFQKNLAVIYWSDAQDLEPNDNVTDPVGENVLYAMDRLGEPGIEGYIVDKKAGEILVVSSVAVDYSHGKGQEFYNAIWFSNVSDTLVIGDKVKVWAERGNYTLPYPGREIAHKVIEQTTVRPKEADRTEEYMLQKALQEEKLKTDMHKIIAVKSVNYNAKEDTWYLHFKDTIMLEDFYFKLDDK from the coding sequence ATGAATAAACTAATAAAATGGATTTTACCGATAGTTTTTGTATTTTTAACTGCTGATTGTGGTGAGAAAGCGGTAGTTAATGAACAATTAGCTGAAAAGGTAAGTGAAAAACCAGTTAATTTTTTGAAATTGGACGACTTTAAACAAGTAATGCAAGAAGAAGGTACATTTCTTGCATCAAAAGGAGAGGGGACTCACGAGATGTTTATTCTCTCGGGGGTAAAGCCTTCAATATTTACAGCATCATTAATGTTCCATGAAGAAGTGAACCCAAAGAAAAACCTCTACGTTTATGAATTTAAATCAGATGAGGAACGGAAAATAGGACTCGAAGCTTTTGATCAAATTAAGGATATAGTCAAGTTCTCTGCGCAACCTCAAGTCACTTTTCAAAAGAATTTGGCGGTTATATATTGGAGCGATGCACAAGACTTAGAGCCTAATGATAATGTAACCGATCCTGTTGGGGAAAATGTCCTCTATGCAATGGATCGGTTGGGTGAACCTGGAATTGAAGGTTATATTGTTGATAAGAAAGCAGGAGAAATACTTGTTGTAAGTAGTGTAGCTGTTGATTACAGTCACGGCAAGGGTCAAGAGTTTTACAATGCAATCTGGTTCTCAAATGTTTCAGATACACTAGTCATTGGCGATAAAGTTAAAGTATGGGCAGAGCGTGGAAATTACACACTGCCTTACCCAGGCAGGGAAATTGCCCACAAAGTGATAGAACAAACAACGGTTCGTCCTAAAGAAGCCGATCGTACAGAGGAATATATGCTACAAAAGGCACTTCAAGAAGAAAAATTAAAGACGGACATGCACAAGATTATTGCAGTGAAATCTGTTAATTATAATGCGAAGGAAGACACGTGGTATTTACATTTTAAAGATACGATAATGCTAGAAGACTTTTACTTTAAGTTAGATGATAAATAA